In Miscanthus floridulus cultivar M001 chromosome 19, ASM1932011v1, whole genome shotgun sequence, the DNA window ATTTAAAACATAATTTTGGGTCCTAAAtactttcaaatgaaaaagtagtCAACCATAAGGTTGCATATCTCTTCGAGTACTATAACTTTGATTTAGGTTGTCACTCCATCCGATatcatttaattttttttaaatatacaTTTCAAAATCTTAAAATTTAAAACATAAATTTCCGGGCCCTAAATGGTTTGAAAAGAAAAatagtcaactataaagttgcttttctctttgagtactacaattttcatataaaatttgtTTTCATCCAACCTGGTTTTGACAAGTTATAAATTTTATTGTCGTGCGTCATTTGTAGTTGCTCTAAATCAggagccgcctctaaaaatggtttCTGTAGTGAAAGTGACATATGATTGTGGTTTGGTAACTGGCAATATTTCCAACAAGCAGAATGCTTGAAATTGCCACATGAGGCGACGATCCTAGCAGCGACATAGAGACCGAGACCAATATAAAATAGGTAATATGAAAAGTCGAAGGTACATATTGGTTTGGCGTTAGCATATTTGCTATTTGGCTATCAGTCTGTTTTGGTATTTGGCTATCAGTCTGTTTTGGCACACTTTCAGGTAATGTAGAAACCGAAATCGATTTTCTCCTCGGTTACACTATCACTCGTAAGAATTAAGAACGCAAGGGATATGCCGATAACTTTTGGATAACACATATGAACAAACAACTCAATATCTCAATGCAAACATGGGTGTCACAATCGAATGAAAACAGAAATAAAAGGAATTTGTCACTTCAGACTTCATGATTGCCGGATGGTTTCTGTTCTTCGGACTTGCTCTTGTGGGCTGTGGCACCACCTTTCTTGCGGAAGATTGAGACTAATGCATAGGCTGCAATATAGGCCAGGACAGGGATGACCAAGTAGACGACATTCCTGGATGTCTCCCAGTCTCTGGTACTGCCTGCTGCATAGGCCCCCAGCAGGCCGAGCATGTCAAGCAAGATAGCTGTGTGCATTGGCCAGAGTGGCAATTCGTAATTTTGGAGAGTCGATGGCCGGAGTGGCAGGAGcaagatgacgacgacgacggaaGCCATGAAGGAGGTGGAGTTGCAGTAGAAGAAAGCATGGTACCGGCGTTTGTTGATGTAATGGAGGATGGAGCTGCCAGCAGAGGGACCATTGCTGTCGTCCTGCCACAGGCCACCTGGTGGCTTCAGGCCAGTCTGGTAGGTTACACTCGCAGCAAGGACTCCTAGCAGCATCAAGTATTCACGCATGTTCCTATCTTCTGATGATCCAGAGACAGAGAGCTGATCTTCTTGCCGTGCTTCTGCTGGCATCTCTCCCTGAGTTTTACTTTCCTGCTGTATCTCTGTCTCCTGGTTCTGTTTCGTGCCGGCGTCTGGTTCTGCTTGCCCGGAGGAATCAGCTGCATTATTCTTGATGCACCTCCACCACTGCTTCCAATGATCTTTTAGGCACCTCCACCATTGCTTCCAATGATCTCTTAGGTAGGGGTGAACCAAGAAAATGACTACCTCCAGGGCTACAAAGGCAAACACGGCAACAACCAGCGTCAACACATAAATGGAGGTGCGCAGATCCCTGGAGCTCCCAGCGGCATAGGCTCCCATGAGCCCAAACATGCCCACCACCATGCACACGTAGAGCGCGTAGCACCGTATCCCTGGCCTGTACAGGTTCGGGTTCACGAGCAGGACGATGAGAGCCACGGACGCCATGAAGCTCGCCGCGTTGCAGTAGAAGAAGGCCATGTAGCGGGGCCGGTAGTGGTCGTGGAGCACCGGGTAGCCCGCGCGGTGCCCATCTTCATCTTCTGACCAGAAGCCCCCCGGCGGCGTCAGCCCAGCCTGGTAGGTGAGCGTCGCCGCCAGGATGGCCAGGAGCAGCAGCATCTCGCGCCTGTTCTCCAGCTTCTTCTCCGCGTCCGGGTTGCTGTCCTTGTGGTCTGGAAGCGTGAAGAGGACGATGTGGATGACCACGTAGACCAGGACGATCCCGGCCAGGGCAACCACGTAGATGGAGGTCGTCTCGTCCCTGCAGCACCCCGCGGCGTACGCGCTGATCAGGCCGAACAGGTCCAGGATCATGGCCGCCTCCAGCGTGTGGCCCTTGAGCAGGAATCTGCTCTGGACCATGAGGATCACGATGAGGGACGCCACGAACGCCGCCGAGTTGCTGTAGAAGAACACCTTGTACCGGGTGGGGTGTGTGGTCAGGAGTATCGGGTCACCGATCTTGTGATCGTCTCGGGTGTCGGGCCACAGGCCACCTGGTGGGTCCAGTCCTGCACTGTAAGTGATGCTCACCACAAGGGTCGCAAGCAACATGACAAGAGACTGTCTCGCCTTTTCCACTGCTTCTTTTGAAGGATCCTTTTCCACTGCTTTTTTTGAAGGATCCATTTCCACTGCTTCGCCGCCGCCTTCGTGTTGATTTATGCCCCTGCAGGCAATTGCAAGCAACATATATTAACAAAGAGTTAGTTAAATTGCAAGCTAGAAGGGCTTGTTTGGAACGGAGGATttgcaaaagaaaaacaaagaaacgGATTTCTTGTTAAAGTTTTCTCGACTTACTGTTTGGAACCAAGGAAATATcaaagttttaaatctccggctatagctgcagctatagccggagatagctgCTGGGGATGGAAGCAGCTAAGCGATGCTGTTTTTTGCGCTAAGAAAAGCAGGACGCTAATAGCTGCATTTAGCCGATAATAGCCGCTAAATTGGCCTTAATTTAGCGCAGCTAAATTGTGAAACGCCCAAATCGGCCTGGCCCAAGAAGTAAACCGGCCCAACGACCAGAGAGCAGGAGGATACGTAACCCTAGTCAGCACTCATCTCTCTAGTCTCCACTCCGCTCTCCAGCTCCGCAGAAAAGAGGAGGCGGCgtcagtggctgctgctgctgctgtgccctTCGGCGGCCGCGTCGCAGCGGCGACCGGCGGCGTAGGCTTCGAGACTCGAgaggaccggcggcggcggcggctgtgcccttcggcggcggcgcgcggaggcgaccagtggcggcggtggcggttttGGAGGCAGCTGAGCAGCGGCGCGGAGGCAGCTGAAGCCGTGGAACCGGAGCACTGAAGCAGTAGCACCAACGACGACGCCATGGCACAACAATCTGGCAAGCTTCTTATCTGTTCAATGCTCTGTTTGTTTCCTGAATAATGTACTTTAGTGAAGCTGATGTTTCAATAATCTGTTATGCACCTGAATGATGTACTCCAATGAACGTGTGGTGTACTCCTATCAATTAGTTATGGATCAATTAGTAATTAATAATAAAGCTTTATTCTGTGATTTTGGTGCTTCAAATTATTATCCAACCTGCTAGACATCTCGTAGTCGTGTTTATTATGATTAAAATGAACGAATACATTTGTCGCCAAACTCTGTCCTTTGCCTTAGGTTTGGAAGTCTACTGTCAGAAATGTTCTCAGGGGACTTGGGAACGCATCTTGAATTTTCCCTTGTGCTTCACATGAGGAATATGTTTGTATCATATCAGTGGCCTTTGTTGCTTGCTGCTTGAATGCTACTTCTGAATTTATCCTAGTCCTGATCAGTTGCTGCTATCTGAACTGCTAGTTTGGTCCACTGGAAATGCTAGTTATTGTAGTTGCTGCGGATGGCTTAATTGATCACCAAACCAGGACATTTTTACATTTGTAGCAAGTCTAATGCATTGTTGCCTGATGAGGGTGGTGCTGAATTGTAAGCATGTAAAATGTGTTAAAAATGTCAGAGCTAGGCTTTCTTCTGCACCTTGCATAACTCGTCATATGGAAAATGTAACTATCATTGTGTTTACCTGAAGAAAAATGTATGCTAATAAAGAAATATTGAAGTGTATCAGAAAATCATTTCAGAAAATGACTGTAACCCAAAGCCTCTGTGCAGATTTGGTTGTAATCATTCATTGGTTCTACATGCTATGTGTAGGACTGTACTAAGCTTTTTCTATTACTCTCAATCAATTCTTTTTGAATGATTTTTTTTTCACGAGTAATGATCAAGATCAATGATAAATATAAATTCATATTGACCTCTTACTGTCATGCACTGATGTGAATCTTCTGGTTTTGTCTGCAGTTGGTGATCTGATTTAGTATCGATTATCAAGTTATGCCAAGATCATGTGtttttttctcattttttttttttgaaaaaacagcTAAATGGCTTAGCTGCAGCTATGTCCGGCTATATCTGCGCTTAGCTGTTGAGAAGGTCAGCAGCTAAGAGgcttagccggagatttaaaacattGGGAAATATGTATTCCTTTCCAAAGGAAAGACTAACCTTCACTTCACGAAACTAGAAAAAAATATCCAAGAAAACCTAAAGGAAAAATACCTGTAATGTTTTCTCAAGTTCTAAAGACTGAAACTTTTGCTTCTTTATTTTTCGCATTATTCAATTCCTGTGTTCTTTTTTCTATTCTTTGTTTTACGCTCCTGCGCGTTCCAAACATGCCCGAAATGGAGATTGAGAGGGATGAGGTAGTTGTGCACATACTAATACGTACCTGCTGCTGATCTGATTCTGATCTGGTGGAAtttggtcttcttcttttttgatcGGTGGAATTTGGTCTTCTGATGATCTGTCAAAGCAGCAATTCCTTAGTGCTCCCAGCAATTCCTAATTAACTCCTAAATTGCAACCAACCAACTCCTTACTGCTGCTGGTAATTGAGCAGATACATACCGGCTACTCTGATCTGGTTTATTTTGGTCCTGCGATCTGTCGAAGCAACTGCGAAGCAGGCTTGGAATGGAGCGATCCTGCTTCATTCCGATGGCCTTGGTGACGGCCACCTGGAGGAAGATGTAGGCAAGAACTCCGGCGATGAGGCAGATGACGTAGGTGGTGTCGTCGAGCTGCCTGCAGCTCCCAGCGGCGTACGCCCCCATGAGGCCCAGGAGCGCCGTGATGGTGAGACCATACAGAGCCACAAGCCGCACAGAGAGCTTGGTTGTGAGCTTCTTGTCgacgaggaggatgatgatgagcaGGGACGCGACGAACGCGGTGGTGTTGCAGACGTAGAACGCCTGGTAGCGGCTGGAGTAGTGCTGCATCAGGACCGGGTCGCTCATCTGGTGCCCGTCCTTGGTGTCGCCCCAGAAGCCGCCCGGCGGATTCAGCCCGGCCACGTACGTGATGGTCACCGCGAAGGTGGCCAGCAGCATCAGGACCTCATGCAGTTCTTGGCGACGCTCATGAACATCGCTTTGCTTCCTGAGCAGCAGCCGCGCCAGCTCGCGTGAGCATCCGTATTTGGAGAAGAGGTTGCAGACGAAAGCGACGACGACGTAGGCGAAGACGGCGCAGACCAGCAGCGCCGAGTAGATGGTGGTGAACTTGTCCCGGCAGCTCCCGGCGGCGTAGGCGCCCATGAGGCCGAGCAGGTCGAGCACCATGACGACCCGCAGCAGGGCTTCCCACCAGCCCGTGTTCTTGCCAtccaggaccaggaggaggaggCTGACCACGAGCGACGCGGCGAACGCGGTGGCGTTGCAGTAGTAGAAGGTGAGGTAGCGGTCGCCGTGCGCGTACTGGAGGATCGGGTCGCCCGCGTGGTGGTGGTGCGGGCCGTCGTCGGTGTCCTCCTGCCAGGCTCCCCCCGGCAGGTTCAGCCCGGCGACGTACGTCACCGTCGCAACCAGAGTGGCCAGCAGCAGCAGGTACTTCCTCAGCTGGTACTCCGTGGAGGAACCTGAAGGACGCTTAGCAGCAggcttgttgttgttgctgctgcccaAAGCTTCATCAGCCACAGCCCCAGCCACAGGGGGGGAGTGGGAGTGGCTTTGTGCGCCGCCGGACGCCATTGGACTCTGGGAGGAAGCTACTTTGTTGTTGGACGCCTCTGTCTGGTGACGACTGACGGGCCTGGTAGCAGTGGCAGAAGACGCCTTGACCCTTGAGGAAATGCTAATGCCACGGCTAGCCGGCCTTATCGGCACAGCCGGCAGAATATAACATGGTGCTCGCTTCTGATGCGTCCTAATAATTGCATGATGACTCGATCGGGTCGTCGTCTTATTTTGAGCGtgtttttggtttttttttttttttttgcctgttAAGTCAGGCTGATGTTGAGGTGTGTTTAGTTAGGTGgaatttgaaaatttggctacggtagtacttttgtttttatttggtaattagtgtttaatcatggactaattaggctcaaaacattcgtctcgcaattttcaaccaaactgtgcaattcgtttttttcgtctacatttaatgctacatgcatgtatcgcaagattcgatgtgatgactaccgtagcactttttagaaaacttttttgggaactaaacgtgGCTTGATTTAttattgtcacacccaattttaaggataaaattgaatgcacaaaactcatgtgtgtccagggatcagtcacacacaaaaGTTGAtaaatcatataaagtatcatcacggtgtctcatacatcacgaataataacattaaatagtcttacacaacacagcggaaaagtAAAGGATAACTCgctcgtggaactccatcacagggaaggtcaactggttgaccacaagcctaataatcttcAGAATACTCCTCATACacgtcatctgttacccatccgggatttttatccaaatatagaaagtaaacaagcgtaagtacatcccgtacttaacaagttaacatggggttatgaagctaaaaaaggtttgacactggtttactgcggttagcacttttagtaagtcaagattttatcctcaagcattatcaagttatgcttaagctcccatttaaaacccacataatcagatatcataatcatttgcatcatattatcatcgtataccatcataaatgaatcatcaacaagtaaccaattattctgtgagttttccgggccgctcgtgaccgtgagcacggctgttataacagtttgtaaccctctgcagaggtggtgcacattcaccgcgagtcgtgattctcatttgcccgggttaattactcctatATCACTATCAAGGTGatcgggcagggtacactataaagccatttcataggtttctctaacaagttagggccgctaggtttccttggcaggcagatgtaggaaccccctttcctatggcacatatccatcgcagctatacacataggaacagaggcagtcctatacccaacatggcaagccccatttgcgccaaaaaggtaacctctaactagctagaaaaggttctaTTACTGAgataaagtcagagccatatgactcccatggttgcactgtcagtcccagcttttaccgacagataagtccttatggagggccgggagcaacatgatcaaaggtcatttgcaccttcgccctatgaaatagttgttataaatcatgttaaactcttagttccatagaatcattcatcatcatgtaaatcaagttcagttagagcactagcaatctacccatatgcatttaccccataggagtcaagggaacaaggcatcaaatgtctagaatgtccttagggttatcaaaattagacacatgcacatgagtaattgattatagtgtaataggacatcaaggtaggcccatgctatacttgccttggttagcaaattCCTGCTgttcgtcgaagaattcttagtCACCGACGTCCtactcaccgtctgaacgcgaccaacacggcaacatacaacattccaaaggcattcatgcaaagcaaacaatcctataattagaacagtacaccaacagtatataaAACAAGATGAAATGTTTataaaaagaatctacgtctcgctacgatcacgtcaacgcgaagttcactaaaatcggagctaaaacacgaaagttatgaattaaacggcaTTTCCTATagtactttatttaattaaacctaaccatgaaatttaaaagtggcaaacttgattaacagtggtactaacatgtagattatgaaattacgaagctaacgcaatttgaacggatcaattcggagttaaaatgaagttTTTATGCGCAAAACAAAtcaagtggcatttctgtaattactgaaaacgtactttggactaaaacagttAAGTTAACGTTTTCAAAAGGAGAAAGCGTACTCGGGAATTTACGCTATGGATTGCAGGTTCAAATAGAtgaaaaccgaggggctctttagaaaaataacccgcgaaggggtatcagcCACAGAGAGCCGTTGGATTTGAAATGAACGGCTCGGATTAGATcagaggagggagagaggagatgacGACCGGAACAGTAGCTTCCGCGGCGGGGCGCCATTGCCGACGACGAGGAGCTCACCGGCGCATG includes these proteins:
- the LOC136528850 gene encoding uncharacterized protein; translation: MASGGAQSHSHSPPVAGAVADEALGSSNNNKPAAKRPSGSSTEYQLRKYLLLLATLVATVTYVAGLNLPGGAWQEDTDDGPHHHHAGDPILQYAHGDRYLTFYYCNATAFAASLVVSLLLLVLDGKNTGWWEALLRVVMVLDLLGLMGAYAAGSCRDKFTTIYSALLVCAVFAYVVVAFVCNLFSKYGCSRELARLLLRKQSDVHERRQELHEVLMLLATFAVTITYVAGLNPPGGFWGDTKDGHQMSDPVLMQHYSSRYQAFYVCNTTAFVASLLIIILLVDKKLTTKLSVRLVALYGLTITALLGLMGAYAAGSCRQLDDTTYVICLIAGVLAYIFLQVAVTKAIGMKQDRSIPSLLRSCFDRSQDQNKPDQSSRSSEDQIPPIKKEEDQIPPDQNQISSRGINQHEGGGEAVEMDPSKKAVEKDPSKEAVEKARQSLVMLLATLVVSITYSAGLDPPGGLWPDTRDDHKIGDPILLTTHPTRYKVFFYSNSAAFVASLIVILMVQSRFLLKGHTLEAAMILDLFGLISAYAAGCCRDETTSIYVVALAGIVLVYVVIHIVLFTLPDHKDSNPDAEKKLENRREMLLLLAILAATLTYQAGLTPPGGFWSEDEDGHRAGYPVLHDHYRPRYMAFFYCNAASFMASVALIVLLVNPNLYRPGIRCYALYVCMVVGMFGLMGAYAAGSSRDLRTSIYVLTLVVAVFAFVALEVVIFLVHPYLRDHWKQWWRCLKDHWKQWWRCIKNNAADSSGQAEPDAGTKQNQETEIQQESKTQGEMPAEARQEDQLSVSGSSEDRNMREYLMLLGVLAASVTYQTGLKPPGGLWQDDSNGPSAGSSILHYINKRRYHAFFYCNSTSFMASVVVVILLLPLRPSTLQNYELPLWPMHTAILLDMLGLLGAYAAGSTRDWETSRNVVYLVIPVLAYIAAYALVSIFRKKGGATAHKSKSEEQKPSGNHEV